The following proteins are encoded in a genomic region of Musa acuminata AAA Group cultivar baxijiao chromosome BXJ2-11, Cavendish_Baxijiao_AAA, whole genome shotgun sequence:
- the LOC103971525 gene encoding probable glucan endo-1,3-beta-glucosidase A6 isoform X1, with amino-acid sequence MLRHREMALLPLLILLCFFSSLAAKGGRFARLGINYGTLGDDLPSAARSVALLRSLGAGAVKIYDANPAILRALAGTRLRVSIMVPNEIIPSLGTNASLADAWVAAYLTPFYPAVRVRYLLVGNEILSYTSLASSTWPFLVPAMVNIHRSLIARSIRDVKVSTTFAMDALGISFPPSAGAFRSDIAEPVIRPLLRFLHKTRSYYFVDAYPYLAWASNPSSIRLDYALFTANSSFNYFDPGSKLTYTNLLDQMLDAVAAAMGRLGFGDVRMAVAETGWPNAGDLDQIGANVHNAATYNRNLVQRMAARPAAGTPARPGALMPVFIFSLYNENQKPGPGTERHWGLLYPHGKMAYDVDLSGRRPLASYPSLPPPENNEPYKGQIWCVFGGGRRAASNATAVGAALAYACGQGNGTCDEIRPGGPCHKPNTIVSHASYAFNSYWQLFRRAGATCFFDGLALQTKTDPSYGSCKYRSLAN; translated from the exons ATGCTGCGGCACAGAGAAATggccctcctccctcttctcattCTGCTCTGCTTCTTCTCTTCGCTGG CAGCGAAAGGTGGGAGATTTGCGAGGCTGGGCATCAACTATGGCACCCTCGGAGACGACCTCCCCTCCGCCGCCCGCTCCGTGGCCCTCCTCCGGTCCCTCGGCGCCGGCGCCGTGAAGATCTACGACGCCAACCCGGCCATCCTCCGCGCCCTCGCCGGAACCCGCCTCCGCGTCTCCATTATGGTGCCCAACGAGATAATCCCCTCCCTGGGCACCAACGCCTCCCTCGCAGACGCCTGGGTCGCCGCCTACCTCACCCCCTTCTACCCCGCCGTCCGTGTCCGCTACCTCCTCGTCGGCAACGAGATCCTTTCCTACACCTCCCTCGCTAGCTCCACCTGGCCTTTTCTCGTCCCTGCCATGGTCAACATCCACCGCTCTCTCATCGCCCGCTCCATCCGCGATGTCAAGGTCAGCACGACCTTCGCCATGGACGCCCTCGGGATCTCCTTTCCGCCCTCCGCCGGCGCCTTCCGCTCGGACATTGCCGAACCGGTGATCCGACCTCTCCTCCGGTTCCTTCACAAGACCCGCTCCTACTACTTCGTCGACGCCTACCCTTACCTTGCCTGGGCCTCGAATCCCTCCTCCATCCGCCTCGACTACGCCCTCTTCACCGCCAATTCGAGCTTCAACTACTTCGACCCCGGAAGCAAGCTGACCTACACCAACCTGTTGGACCAGATGCTCGATGCGGTGGCGGCCGCGATGGGCCGTCTAGGGTTCGGCGACGTCCGGATGGCCGTGGCCGAGACTGGTTGGCCGAACGCCGGTGACCTGGACCAGATTGGAGCGAATGTCCACAACGCGGCCACTTACAACCGGAACCTCGTGCAGCGGATGGCGGCGCGGCCTGCGGCGGGGACGCCGGCCAGACCAGGGGCGCTGATGCCGGTGTTCATCTTCTCGCTTTACAACGAGAACCAGAAGCCGGGGCCGGGGACGGAGCGCCACTGGGGCTTGCTCTACCCCCACGGGAAGATGGCCTACGATGTGGACCTGAGCGGGCGGCGGCCGTTGGCGTCATACCCGTCGCTGCCGCCCCCGGAGAACAACGAGCCGTACAAGGGGCAGATATGGTGCGTGTTCGGCGGTGGTCGGAGGGCGGCGTCGAACGCGACGGCAGTGGGGGCGGCGCTGGCGTATGCTTGCGGGCAGGGGAACGGCACATGCGACGAGATCCGGCCCGGCGGGCCTTGCCACAAGCCCAACACGATCGTGTCGCACGCCTCTTACGCCTTCAATTCGTACTGGCAGCTGTTTCGGCGGGCCGGTGCGACGTGCTTCTTTGACGGGCTCGCCTTGCAGACCAAAACAGATCCAA
- the LOC103971525 gene encoding probable glucan endo-1,3-beta-glucosidase A6 isoform X2, translating to MLRHREMALLPLLILLCFFSSLAKGGRFARLGINYGTLGDDLPSAARSVALLRSLGAGAVKIYDANPAILRALAGTRLRVSIMVPNEIIPSLGTNASLADAWVAAYLTPFYPAVRVRYLLVGNEILSYTSLASSTWPFLVPAMVNIHRSLIARSIRDVKVSTTFAMDALGISFPPSAGAFRSDIAEPVIRPLLRFLHKTRSYYFVDAYPYLAWASNPSSIRLDYALFTANSSFNYFDPGSKLTYTNLLDQMLDAVAAAMGRLGFGDVRMAVAETGWPNAGDLDQIGANVHNAATYNRNLVQRMAARPAAGTPARPGALMPVFIFSLYNENQKPGPGTERHWGLLYPHGKMAYDVDLSGRRPLASYPSLPPPENNEPYKGQIWCVFGGGRRAASNATAVGAALAYACGQGNGTCDEIRPGGPCHKPNTIVSHASYAFNSYWQLFRRAGATCFFDGLALQTKTDPSYGSCKYRSLAN from the exons ATGCTGCGGCACAGAGAAATggccctcctccctcttctcattCTGCTCTGCTTCTTCTCTTCGCTGG CGAAAGGTGGGAGATTTGCGAGGCTGGGCATCAACTATGGCACCCTCGGAGACGACCTCCCCTCCGCCGCCCGCTCCGTGGCCCTCCTCCGGTCCCTCGGCGCCGGCGCCGTGAAGATCTACGACGCCAACCCGGCCATCCTCCGCGCCCTCGCCGGAACCCGCCTCCGCGTCTCCATTATGGTGCCCAACGAGATAATCCCCTCCCTGGGCACCAACGCCTCCCTCGCAGACGCCTGGGTCGCCGCCTACCTCACCCCCTTCTACCCCGCCGTCCGTGTCCGCTACCTCCTCGTCGGCAACGAGATCCTTTCCTACACCTCCCTCGCTAGCTCCACCTGGCCTTTTCTCGTCCCTGCCATGGTCAACATCCACCGCTCTCTCATCGCCCGCTCCATCCGCGATGTCAAGGTCAGCACGACCTTCGCCATGGACGCCCTCGGGATCTCCTTTCCGCCCTCCGCCGGCGCCTTCCGCTCGGACATTGCCGAACCGGTGATCCGACCTCTCCTCCGGTTCCTTCACAAGACCCGCTCCTACTACTTCGTCGACGCCTACCCTTACCTTGCCTGGGCCTCGAATCCCTCCTCCATCCGCCTCGACTACGCCCTCTTCACCGCCAATTCGAGCTTCAACTACTTCGACCCCGGAAGCAAGCTGACCTACACCAACCTGTTGGACCAGATGCTCGATGCGGTGGCGGCCGCGATGGGCCGTCTAGGGTTCGGCGACGTCCGGATGGCCGTGGCCGAGACTGGTTGGCCGAACGCCGGTGACCTGGACCAGATTGGAGCGAATGTCCACAACGCGGCCACTTACAACCGGAACCTCGTGCAGCGGATGGCGGCGCGGCCTGCGGCGGGGACGCCGGCCAGACCAGGGGCGCTGATGCCGGTGTTCATCTTCTCGCTTTACAACGAGAACCAGAAGCCGGGGCCGGGGACGGAGCGCCACTGGGGCTTGCTCTACCCCCACGGGAAGATGGCCTACGATGTGGACCTGAGCGGGCGGCGGCCGTTGGCGTCATACCCGTCGCTGCCGCCCCCGGAGAACAACGAGCCGTACAAGGGGCAGATATGGTGCGTGTTCGGCGGTGGTCGGAGGGCGGCGTCGAACGCGACGGCAGTGGGGGCGGCGCTGGCGTATGCTTGCGGGCAGGGGAACGGCACATGCGACGAGATCCGGCCCGGCGGGCCTTGCCACAAGCCCAACACGATCGTGTCGCACGCCTCTTACGCCTTCAATTCGTACTGGCAGCTGTTTCGGCGGGCCGGTGCGACGTGCTTCTTTGACGGGCTCGCCTTGCAGACCAAAACAGATCCAA